One region of Drosophila subobscura isolate 14011-0131.10 chromosome J, UCBerk_Dsub_1.0, whole genome shotgun sequence genomic DNA includes:
- the LOC117895887 gene encoding ubiquitin carboxyl-terminal hydrolase nonstop isoform X1, translated as MSETGCRHYQSYLKEHGYDTYRVIDAYFSACVNKDARLKKATHCHCFECGSASIQLYACLHCIYFGCRGAHIHSHLRAKKHHVALELSHGTLYCHACRDFIYDSRSREYALINRKLEAKDLQKSLGWQAWIPTAKESNLLLANSRRRLVRPNQTIGLRGLLNLGATCFMNCIVQEFYSGSRSPLSLHRLLHLIWNHAKHLAGYEQQDAHEFFIATLDVLHRHCVKAKAEHESKSNSSGSSSGTNSTSSSTTSSFGQCNCIIDQIFTGMLQSDVVCQACKGVSTTFDPFWDISLDLGETTTHGGVTPKTLIDCLERYTRAEHLGSAAKIKCSTCKSYQESTKQFSLRTLPSVVSFHLKRFEHSALIDRKISSFIQFPVEFDMTPFMSEKKNAYGDFRFSLYAVVNHVGTIDTGHYTAYVRHQKDTWVKCDDHVITMASLKQVLDSEGYLLFYHKNVLEYE; from the exons ATGTCGGAGACGGGCTGCCGGCATTATCAGAGCTACTTGAAGGAGCACGGATATGATACATATCGGGTCATCGATGCGTACTTTTCTGCCTGCGTGAACAAAGATGCGCGTCTGAAGAAG GccacacactgccactgcttcgagtgcggcagcgccagcatcCAGCTGTACGCCTGCCTGCATTGCATCTACTTTGGCTGTCGGGGCGCACACATCCACAGCCATTTGCGGGCCAAGAAGCATCATGTGGCCCTGGAGCTGTCCCACGGCACGCTCTACTGCCATGCGTGTCGGGACTTTATCTACGACTCGCGCAGTCGGGAGTATGCGCTGATCAACCGGAAGCTGGAGGCCAAGGATCTGCAAAAGAGCCTCGGCTGGCAGGCCTGGATACCCACGGCCAAGGAGTcgaatctgctgctggccaattcACGGCGCCGGCTGGTGCGGCCCAATCAGACAATCGGACTGAGGGGCCTGCTCAACCTGGGTGCCACCTGCTTCATGAACTGCATTGTCCAG GAGTTCTATTCGGGCTCCCGTtcgccgctgtcgctgcatcGCCTTTTGCATTTAATCTGGAACCATGCCAAGCATCTGGCCGGTTACGAGCAGCAGGATGCGCACGAGTTCTTCATTGCCACGCTGGATGTGCTGCATCGGCATTGCGTCAAGGCCAAGGCGGAGCacgagagcaagagcaacagctcAGGGTCGAGCAGCGGCACCAATTCCACCAGCAGCTCGACAACGTCCAGCTTTGGGCAGTGCAACTGCATCATCGATCAGATCTTCACGGGCATGCTGCAGAGCGATGTGGTGTGCCAGGCCTGCAAGGGCGTGTCCACCACATTCGATCCGTTCTGGGACATTTCGCTGGACCTGGGCGAGACCACCACGCACGGTGGGGTAACGCCCAAGACGTTGATCGACTGCCTGGAGCGGTACACGCGGGCCGAGCACCTGGGCTCCGCGGCCAAGATAAAATGCTCAACCTGCAAGTCCTACCAGGAGTCCACGAAGCAGTTCAGCCTGCGCACTCTGCCCAGCGTGGTCTCCTTTCACCTGAAGCGCTTCGAACACTCGGCGCTGATCGATCGCAAGATCTCATCGTTCATCCAATTCCCCGTAGAGTTCGATATGACGCCCTTTATGTCCGAGAAGAAGAATGCCTACGGCGACTTTCGCTTCTCTCTGTACGCGGTGGTCAATCACGTGGGCACCATTGACACGGGCCACTACACGGCGTATGTGCGGCACCAGAAGGACACGTGGGTGAAGTGCGATGATCATGTGATAACTATGGCATCGCTCAAGCAGGTGCTGGACAGCGAGGG cTATTTATTGTTCTACCACAAAAATGTGCTGGAGTACGAGTAA
- the LOC117895883 gene encoding protein aurora borealis isoform X1 — MYTDEVRTPQALKSRYFSNLTELKCRARRNSATANSSVASSGTPTNGGKQNTRGSPQMSSLVCTPPPKRFHKIRNPFEGALADRLHLPLIASPSLFRSRTPQLSSTQFEWNIDEVSQLKPADVEPHETQFHDSPDPEVENKAQLAISAFFKESLIVPSPVDCPLRKNRIILNELNEDHTPISKKSSSGRRHRDCSVQTELSLPPILPKALEEALRPYLQPHLAGSMSGRAKSRSSGSDIFNSSMRRKLFDLHNVIVLGEQEAAQSPQMVGSSPQGKQTMFAGRLSDSASGEGDGSFGSLSPIRNLCGLPTGTPDDGNRSSKRKLLLLHDLDLPSPIAPSEHLSRRLVHSKVEVSISTSEQHDTLSELTGTGRPACRFTPDRSSSPMQALEQSDSSINQRVSRLRVNSTRQLPSQSLLETVEQAEAEDTDEPELEPETDDEEGEEEAEAMQLSTLSFNCSSSNSDTPRGSRRRRSANRKNLSQSFSANLDEVEPQQVETAPPVANPPAQRVGLYRADSGFNETSSTSTFACSQDMSMACCSTPSTRS, encoded by the exons atgtacacagaTGAGGTGCGAACACCTCAGGCCCTCAAGAGTCGATACTTCTCCAATCTCACCGAGCTGAAATGCCGGGCGCGCAGGAACAGCGCCACGGCCAACAGTTCCGTGGCGTCGTCTGGAACGCCAACTAATGGCGGCAAGCAAAATACGAGAGGTAGTCCCCAAATGTCCTCGCTGGTGTGTACGCCACCGCCCAAGCGCTTCCACAAGATACGCAATCCCTTCGAAGGTGCCCTGGCGGATCGTTTGCACCTGCCGCTGATTGCCAG TCCTTCGCTGTTCCGGTCACGCACACCACAGCTCTCGTCGACGCAGTTTGAGTGGAACATCGACGAGGTGTCGCAACTGAAGCCCGCCGATGTGGAGCCGCACGAGACGCAGTTCCACGACTCGCCCGACCCCGAGGTGGAGAACAAGGCCCAGCTGGCTATCAGTGCGTTCTTTAAGGAATCTCTCATAGTGCCCAGCCCCGTGGACTGTCCCCTGCGCAAGAATCGCATCATACTGAACGAACTCAACGAGGACCACACGCCCATCTCGAAGAAGTCCTCGAGCGGGCGACGGCATCGGGACTGCAGTGTCCAAACGGAGCTGTCACTGCCGCCGATTCTGCCCAAGGCCCTGGAGGAGGCGCTGCGCCCGTACTTGCAGCCCCATCTGGCTGGCAGCATGTCGGGCAGAGCTAAGTCCCgctccagcggcagcgacatCTTCAACAGCTCCATGAGGCGCAAGCTGTTCGATCTGCACAATGTGATTGTGCTGGGCGAGCAGGAGGCAGCGCAGTCTCCCCAGATGGTGGGCTCCAGTCCGCAGGGCAAGCAGACAATGTTCGCCGGCAGACTGTCGGACTCGGCGTCGGGCGAGGGCGATGGCAGCTTTGGTTCCCTGTCGCCCATCAGGAACCTGTGCGGCCTGCCAACGGGCACACCAGATGACGGCAATCGCTCCTCCAAgcggaagctgctgctgctgcacgacCTGGACCTGCCTTCGCCAATTGCTCCGTCTGAGCATCTCAGCCGTCGGCTGGTGCACTCCAAGGTGGAGGTGAGCATCAGCACCAGTGAGCAGCACGACACGTTGTCGGAGCTGACGGGTACGGGGCGGCCGGCCTGCAGATTCACACCGGATCGCAGCTCCTCGCCGATGCAGGCACTGGAGCAGTCGGACAGCAGCATCAATCAGCGTGTGAGCCGGCTGAGGGTGAACAGCACGCGGCAGTTGCCCAGCCAGTCGCTGCTGGAGACTGTGGAGCAGGCGGAAGCGGAGGACACGGACGAGCCCGAGCTTGAACCAGAGACGGACGacgaggagggggaggaggaggccgaggCCATGCAGTTGTCGACGCTCAGCTTcaactgcagctcctccaactCGGACACGCCGCGTGGATCCCGCCGCCGGCGCTCGGCCAATCGTAAAAATCTCTCGCAATCTTTTAGTGCCAATTTAGATGAAGTGGAGCCCCAGCAGGTGGAAACAGCTCCGCCTGTGGCCAATCCGCCGGCGCAGCGTGTTGGCCTCTATCGCGCGGACAGTGGCTTCAACGAGACGTCGAGCACCTCGACCTTTGCCTGCTCCCAGGACATGTCCATGGCCTGCTGCTCGACGCCTTCCACGCGCTCCTGA
- the LOC117895891 gene encoding uncharacterized protein CG13380 → MEGTDENAIFARLNSIYANLHGSSSHGVTYQRKALKPSAQKKTKTQCNTHEYVDANNNLEYVEHNIESNVPSKKLIIKTCICDRPEKALECGRCHQYFHGRIAATCEKHPAEAFLMDFRECPYCTANHDQIKESKLTWGEIRKIEDAVLPNDDL, encoded by the exons ATGG AAGGAACTGATGAGAACGCAATTTTCGCACGTCTGAACTCGATTTACGCGAATCTGCACGGATCGTCGTCGCACGGCGTCACTTACCAACGGAAGGCATTAAAGCCCTCTGCTcagaagaaaactaaaacgcAGTGTAACACACACGAGTACGTGGACGCTAACAATAATTTGGAGTACGTCGAGCACAATATCGAGTCCAATGTGCCATCGAAGAAGCTCATTATTAAGACATGCATTTGCGATCGTCCAGAAAAGGCGCTCGAGTGTGGCCGCTGTCACCAGTACTTTCATGGCCGCATTGCCGCAACATGCGAGAAGCATCCAGCG GAGGCTTTCTTGATGGACTTTCGCGAGTGCCCCTACTGCACGGCTAATCACGATCAGATTAAGGAATCTAAATTGACTTGGGGTGAGATCCGTAAGATCGAGGACGCCGTACTGCCCAATGATGATTTGTAA
- the LOC117895887 gene encoding ubiquitin carboxyl-terminal hydrolase nonstop isoform X2 — MSETGCRHYQSYLKEHGYDTYRVIDAYFSACVNKDARLKKATHCHCFECGSASIQLYACLHCIYFGCRGAHIHSHLRAKKHHVALELSHGTLYCHACRDFIYDSRSREYALINRKLEAKDLQKSLGWQAWIPTAKESNLLLANSRRRLVRPNQTIGLRGLLNLGATCFMNCIVQALVHTPLLSDYFMSDRHDCGKSSHKCLVCEVSRLFQEFYSGSRSPLSLHRLLHLIWNHAKHLAGYEQQDAHEFFIATLDVLHRHCVKAKAEHESKSNSSGSSSGTNSTSSSTTSSFGQCNCIIDQIFTGMLQSDVVCQACKGVSTTFDPFWDISLDLGETTTHGGVTPKTLIDCLERYTRAEHLGSAAKIKCSTCKSYQESTKQFSLRTLPSVVSFHLKRFEHSALIDRKISSFIQFPVEFDMTPFMSEKKNAYGDFRFSLYAVVNHVGTIDTGHYTAYVRHQKDTWVKCDDHVITMASLKQVLDSEGYLLFYHKNVLEYE; from the exons ATGTCGGAGACGGGCTGCCGGCATTATCAGAGCTACTTGAAGGAGCACGGATATGATACATATCGGGTCATCGATGCGTACTTTTCTGCCTGCGTGAACAAAGATGCGCGTCTGAAGAAG GccacacactgccactgcttcgagtgcggcagcgccagcatcCAGCTGTACGCCTGCCTGCATTGCATCTACTTTGGCTGTCGGGGCGCACACATCCACAGCCATTTGCGGGCCAAGAAGCATCATGTGGCCCTGGAGCTGTCCCACGGCACGCTCTACTGCCATGCGTGTCGGGACTTTATCTACGACTCGCGCAGTCGGGAGTATGCGCTGATCAACCGGAAGCTGGAGGCCAAGGATCTGCAAAAGAGCCTCGGCTGGCAGGCCTGGATACCCACGGCCAAGGAGTcgaatctgctgctggccaattcACGGCGCCGGCTGGTGCGGCCCAATCAGACAATCGGACTGAGGGGCCTGCTCAACCTGGGTGCCACCTGCTTCATGAACTGCATTGTCCAG GCCCTGGTACACACTCCACTGCTGAGCGACTACTTTATGTCGGACCGGCATGACTGCGGCAAGTCCTCGCACAAGTGTCTGGTCTGCGAAGTGTCGCGTCTCTTCCAG GAGTTCTATTCGGGCTCCCGTtcgccgctgtcgctgcatcGCCTTTTGCATTTAATCTGGAACCATGCCAAGCATCTGGCCGGTTACGAGCAGCAGGATGCGCACGAGTTCTTCATTGCCACGCTGGATGTGCTGCATCGGCATTGCGTCAAGGCCAAGGCGGAGCacgagagcaagagcaacagctcAGGGTCGAGCAGCGGCACCAATTCCACCAGCAGCTCGACAACGTCCAGCTTTGGGCAGTGCAACTGCATCATCGATCAGATCTTCACGGGCATGCTGCAGAGCGATGTGGTGTGCCAGGCCTGCAAGGGCGTGTCCACCACATTCGATCCGTTCTGGGACATTTCGCTGGACCTGGGCGAGACCACCACGCACGGTGGGGTAACGCCCAAGACGTTGATCGACTGCCTGGAGCGGTACACGCGGGCCGAGCACCTGGGCTCCGCGGCCAAGATAAAATGCTCAACCTGCAAGTCCTACCAGGAGTCCACGAAGCAGTTCAGCCTGCGCACTCTGCCCAGCGTGGTCTCCTTTCACCTGAAGCGCTTCGAACACTCGGCGCTGATCGATCGCAAGATCTCATCGTTCATCCAATTCCCCGTAGAGTTCGATATGACGCCCTTTATGTCCGAGAAGAAGAATGCCTACGGCGACTTTCGCTTCTCTCTGTACGCGGTGGTCAATCACGTGGGCACCATTGACACGGGCCACTACACGGCGTATGTGCGGCACCAGAAGGACACGTGGGTGAAGTGCGATGATCATGTGATAACTATGGCATCGCTCAAGCAGGTGCTGGACAGCGAGGG cTATTTATTGTTCTACCACAAAAATGTGCTGGAGTACGAGTAA
- the LOC117895883 gene encoding protein aurora borealis isoform X2 produces MYTDEVRTPQALKSRYFSNLTELKCRARRNSATANSSVASSGTPTNGGKQNTRGSPQMSSLVCTPPPKRFHKIRNPFEGALADRLHLPLIASPSLFRSRTPQLSSTQFEWNIDEVSQLKPADVEPHETQFHDSPDPEVENKAQLAISAFFKESLIVPSPVDCPLRKNRIILNELNEDHTPISKKSSSGRRHRDCSVQTELSLPPILPKALEEALRPYLQPHLAGSMSGRAKSRSSGSDIFNSSMRRKLFDLHNVIVLGEQEAAQSPQMVGSSPQGKQTMFAGRLSDSASGEGDGSFGSLSPIRNLCGLPTGTPDDGNRSSKRKLLLLHDLDLPSPIAPSEHLSRRLVHSKVEVSISTSEQHDTLSELTAPPVANPPAQRVGLYRADSGFNETSSTSTFACSQDMSMACCSTPSTRS; encoded by the exons atgtacacagaTGAGGTGCGAACACCTCAGGCCCTCAAGAGTCGATACTTCTCCAATCTCACCGAGCTGAAATGCCGGGCGCGCAGGAACAGCGCCACGGCCAACAGTTCCGTGGCGTCGTCTGGAACGCCAACTAATGGCGGCAAGCAAAATACGAGAGGTAGTCCCCAAATGTCCTCGCTGGTGTGTACGCCACCGCCCAAGCGCTTCCACAAGATACGCAATCCCTTCGAAGGTGCCCTGGCGGATCGTTTGCACCTGCCGCTGATTGCCAG TCCTTCGCTGTTCCGGTCACGCACACCACAGCTCTCGTCGACGCAGTTTGAGTGGAACATCGACGAGGTGTCGCAACTGAAGCCCGCCGATGTGGAGCCGCACGAGACGCAGTTCCACGACTCGCCCGACCCCGAGGTGGAGAACAAGGCCCAGCTGGCTATCAGTGCGTTCTTTAAGGAATCTCTCATAGTGCCCAGCCCCGTGGACTGTCCCCTGCGCAAGAATCGCATCATACTGAACGAACTCAACGAGGACCACACGCCCATCTCGAAGAAGTCCTCGAGCGGGCGACGGCATCGGGACTGCAGTGTCCAAACGGAGCTGTCACTGCCGCCGATTCTGCCCAAGGCCCTGGAGGAGGCGCTGCGCCCGTACTTGCAGCCCCATCTGGCTGGCAGCATGTCGGGCAGAGCTAAGTCCCgctccagcggcagcgacatCTTCAACAGCTCCATGAGGCGCAAGCTGTTCGATCTGCACAATGTGATTGTGCTGGGCGAGCAGGAGGCAGCGCAGTCTCCCCAGATGGTGGGCTCCAGTCCGCAGGGCAAGCAGACAATGTTCGCCGGCAGACTGTCGGACTCGGCGTCGGGCGAGGGCGATGGCAGCTTTGGTTCCCTGTCGCCCATCAGGAACCTGTGCGGCCTGCCAACGGGCACACCAGATGACGGCAATCGCTCCTCCAAgcggaagctgctgctgctgcacgacCTGGACCTGCCTTCGCCAATTGCTCCGTCTGAGCATCTCAGCCGTCGGCTGGTGCACTCCAAGGTGGAGGTGAGCATCAGCACCAGTGAGCAGCACGACACGTTGTCGGAGCTGACGG CTCCGCCTGTGGCCAATCCGCCGGCGCAGCGTGTTGGCCTCTATCGCGCGGACAGTGGCTTCAACGAGACGTCGAGCACCTCGACCTTTGCCTGCTCCCAGGACATGTCCATGGCCTGCTGCTCGACGCCTTCCACGCGCTCCTGA
- the LOC117895885 gene encoding prolyl 4-hydroxylase subunit alpha-1 yields MEVPEKTMIYSNSMLGMVKLLAMEDALRHNLATYIQAMQTKLDALKLFQQMLQRKPMKTLEEREEFMGNPLNALPLLRRLNQDWPKWLNYLRSDMATKTTNAMETKLKLAPSNEDLQVALKGFARIESFYDQEAADMAKGYLLGQQFDSQLTAPDCFALAEFHYNQTKFSRGTPWYRMALRLHQSAEGKLYQKVLGLKRKRIYQKFAKSLVMEAFSLSIPTEINPEWETLANEMVTEDKFPSIKSALDEYLEGDEEILRQEAAEHKPKPTRLERGCRGWWPRQSSARLTCSYNRKNSAFLRLAPLKMEVLNEQPLIVLYHEVLYEKELKSVREMANKSDSMHKQSIKPQREDRVAKLHIAEPFALSINQRIADMTGLELQGNTALHMSNYGLGGDFNAHEDSVDLAKRPVSRGSHLVNAISSTDRGGNVLATVLLFASDVQLGGANVFPKLKISVAPKKGNALIWHNLNNAGKPEKLISHAVCPVVLGSRWTIYKWIKAEQQMLKRPCLA; encoded by the exons ATGGAAGTGCCAGAGAAGACGATGATCTACAGCAACTCTATGCTGGGCATGGTCAAGCTTTTGGCTATGGAAGATGCTTTAAGGCACAATCTGGCGACCTATATCCAAGCCATGCAAACGAAATTGGATGCCTTAAAGCT TTTCCAACAGATGCTGCAGAGGAAACCAATGAAAACTCTCGAGGAAAGGGAAGAATTTATGGGAAATCCGCTAAATGCATTGCCCCTGCTGCGACGCCTCAATCAGGATTGGCCCAAATGGTTGAATTATCTACGGTCGGAcatggccacaaaaacaacaaacgcaatggaaacaaaattgaaattagcACCAAGCAATGAGGATCTGCAAGTGGCACTCAAAGGCTTCGCGCGCATCGAAAGTTTCTACGATCAGGAGGCAGCGGATATGGCCAAGGGTTATCTATTGGGGCAACAGTTTGA CTCTCAGTTGACGGCTCCCGATTGCTTTGCGCTGGCCGAATTTCACtacaatcaaacaaaattctcAAGAGGCACGCCCTGGTATCGCATGGCCCTAAGACTGCATCAGAGTGCCGAGGGTAAACTCTATCAAAAGGTTTTAGGACTGAAGCGAAAGAGAATCTACCAAAAGTTTGCCAAGTCGTTGGTCATGGAGG CCTTCTCTTTGTCTATTCCAACGGAGATAAACCCCGAATGGGAGACACTGGCCAATGAAATGGTCACCGAGGACAAATTTCCCAGCATCAAAAGCGCCCTTGACGAATACCTTGAGGGGGATGAAGAGATCTTGCGGCAGGAGGCTGCTGAGCATAAGCCCAAACCCACGAGGCTAGAGCGCGGTTGTCGTGGTTGGTGGCCGAGGCAGTCCTCCGCTCGACTAACCTGCAGCTATAACCGGAAGAACTCTGCCTTTCTGCGCCTGGCACCACTCAAAATGGAAGTACTTAACGAACAACCGCTGATAGTGCTCTACCACGAGGTGCTCTACGAAAAGGAATTGAAGTCAGTGcgggaaatggcaaacaaaagcgacaGCATGCATAAACAGTCCATCAAGCCACAGCGGGAAGATCGGGTGGCAAAGCTGCACATCGCAGAGCCGTTTGCTCTGAGCATCAATCAACGCATAGCAGACATGACGGGGCTAGAGCTGCAGGGTAACACGGCCTTGCACATGTCCAACTACGGTCTGGGTGGAGACTTCAATGCCCATGAGGACTCTGTGGATCTAGCCAAACGTCCGGTTAGTAGAGGATCCCATCTTGTCAATGCAATTTCATCCACTGATCGGGGCGGCAATGTCTTGGCCACAGTTCTGCTCTTT GCAAGCGACGTGCAGCTGGGTGGAGCGAATGTTTTTCCCAAATTAAAAATCTCTGTGGCGCCCAAGAAGGGAAATGCTTTGATCTGGCACAACCTCAACAATGCTGGCAAACCCGAGAAGCTCATAAGTCATGCGGTCTGCCCCGTTGTCTTGGGTTCACGTTGGA CAATTTACAAATGGATTAAGGCAGAGCAGCAAATGCTGAAGAGGCCTTGTCTGGCCTAG